One window of Tepidanaerobacter acetatoxydans Re1 genomic DNA carries:
- a CDS encoding N-acetylmuramoyl-L-alanine amidase family protein yields the protein MFANQKFRVATLIFVIIIMGLSYNIFITRSLPAFKLFIAGQTVAIDPGHGTIDKGAVHEETGVTESPINLAIALQLKELLKKQNFNVVLTRDKETMENQTNGKDLQRRIDLAVKANADILVSIHVNKFPEPQYFGAQCFYNPRKPESKLLALLIQEELKKLDSENIREALPKDLFILRESPMPAVLVEVGFLSNPQDRERLQDSTYQEKIAQCIENGINRYFAGDSPTQTPKYN from the coding sequence TTGTTTGCAAACCAAAAGTTTCGTGTCGCAACACTTATTTTTGTCATTATTATCATGGGGCTTAGTTACAATATTTTTATAACACGATCATTGCCTGCATTTAAATTGTTCATTGCAGGTCAGACTGTAGCCATTGACCCGGGACATGGCACCATAGATAAAGGTGCGGTCCATGAGGAAACCGGAGTTACTGAAAGCCCCATAAATCTGGCAATTGCTCTGCAGCTTAAAGAACTCTTGAAAAAACAAAATTTTAATGTGGTTTTAACTCGTGACAAAGAAACTATGGAGAACCAGACTAATGGCAAAGACCTTCAGCGTCGGATAGACCTTGCTGTAAAAGCCAATGCTGATATTTTGGTTAGCATCCATGTAAACAAATTTCCCGAACCTCAATATTTTGGTGCCCAGTGTTTTTACAATCCCCGAAAACCTGAAAGCAAGTTACTTGCTTTGCTCATCCAGGAAGAGTTAAAAAAATTAGATTCGGAAAATATAAGAGAAGCCCTTCCTAAAGATTTATTTATACTAAGAGAAAGCCCCATGCCTGCTGTTTTAGTTGAAGTCGGTTTTTTATCAAACCCTCAAGACCGTGAAAGATTACAAGATTCTACATATCAGGAAAAGATTGCACAATGTATTGAAAACGGCATTAATCGATATTTTGCAGGTGATTCTCCTACACAAACTCCTAAATATAATTGA
- the hisD gene encoding histidinol dehydrogenase: MSIKPIKQSNSQTDFEDNLQVREKVSNILSEIRKKGDIALFNFCQKFDGFEGGNLKISSEQIQSAYKNLDSEDIQAMKKAAERIEQFAQFQKESILPREVELSPGVTLGHHILPISSSASYVPGGRYPLPSSALMSIIPARVAGVKRIVACSPPDRSSGTIHPATLVAMDIAGACEIYCMGGAHAIGALAFGTESVAPADIIVGPGNQWVTEAKRQVSGNVGIDFIAGPSEVLIIADDAANPEFIATDLLAQSEHDPQARGILVSTDEKLIQSVLKYLEGFLGQLPTASVARKAWEDNGEIFLVDCFEEAAHLSNKIAPEHLELHMSNPDTIIPQLSNYGSLFIGNWAAEVFGDYVSGTNHILPTMRAARYTGGVWVGTFLKVVSYQKITKEGAQELAPVALKLAELEGLYAHKLAADLRG; the protein is encoded by the coding sequence ATGAGCATAAAACCGATAAAACAGTCAAATTCTCAAACTGATTTTGAAGATAATCTGCAAGTTAGGGAAAAGGTATCAAACATCCTTTCTGAAATACGAAAAAAAGGTGATATAGCCTTATTTAACTTCTGTCAAAAATTTGACGGATTTGAAGGCGGCAATCTTAAAATATCATCCGAACAGATTCAATCCGCCTATAAAAATCTCGACTCTGAAGACATTCAAGCTATGAAAAAAGCTGCAGAACGGATTGAACAATTCGCTCAGTTTCAAAAGGAGTCAATATTACCTCGCGAAGTCGAACTATCTCCGGGTGTCACTCTCGGTCATCATATTCTTCCTATTTCTTCATCAGCCTCTTATGTGCCCGGCGGAAGATACCCTCTTCCATCTTCGGCATTGATGTCGATTATACCTGCCCGTGTAGCCGGAGTAAAAAGGATTGTAGCTTGCTCGCCGCCTGATCGTTCCAGTGGCACTATTCACCCTGCTACACTAGTAGCCATGGATATAGCCGGAGCTTGTGAGATATACTGCATGGGTGGTGCCCATGCCATCGGAGCATTGGCATTTGGTACGGAAAGCGTTGCTCCTGCCGATATTATCGTAGGCCCCGGAAATCAATGGGTAACCGAAGCAAAACGCCAGGTCAGCGGCAATGTCGGGATAGATTTCATCGCAGGGCCCAGTGAAGTACTGATAATAGCAGATGATGCGGCAAATCCCGAATTCATAGCGACTGACCTCTTGGCACAGTCAGAACATGATCCGCAAGCCAGAGGTATCCTGGTATCCACTGATGAAAAGCTTATTCAAAGTGTTTTAAAATACTTAGAAGGTTTTTTAGGACAACTTCCTACTGCCTCAGTAGCCCGCAAGGCTTGGGAAGATAATGGAGAAATTTTCCTTGTGGATTGTTTTGAGGAAGCTGCTCATTTATCCAACAAAATAGCGCCGGAACATCTGGAATTACATATGTCGAATCCCGATACCATAATTCCACAACTTAGCAATTACGGGTCTTTATTCATCGGTAATTGGGCTGCAGAAGTCTTTGGAGATTATGTTTCAGGAACTAATCATATTCTTCCTACTATGAGAGCAGCCAGGTATACCGGCGGTGTATGGGTGGGCACCTTCTTAAAGGTAGTAAGCTACCAGAAAATCACGAAGGAAGGAGCCCAAGAACTGGCACCGGTAGCATTAAAACTTGCCGAGCTCGAAGGACTCTACGCTCACAAACTGGCGGCTGATTTAAGGGGTTAA